One Caretta caretta isolate rCarCar2 chromosome 24, rCarCar1.hap1, whole genome shotgun sequence genomic region harbors:
- the PEX11B gene encoding peroxisomal membrane protein 11B: protein MDFWVQFSAQSQAKERVFRAAQYACTLLGYTLQKNGASADFLNRIKQLEAHMSLGRKLFRLGNSADALESAKRAIHLSDVVLRFCITVSNLNRAMYFACDNILWAGKSGLLPYMDQEKWSQRSFRYYFFALILNLSRDAYEIRLLMEREACGKRPKGSETRHVLRADSSLQQLVLRLKVQLHLLVHVLRSNPPLLVDVVKNACDIFIPLDKLGLYKTNPGFVGLCGLTSSILSILTIVHPWLKLKP, encoded by the exons AGCCGCTCAGTATGCCTGCACTTTGCTCGGCTACACACTGCAGAAGAATGGAGCGAGTGCTGATTTCCTCAACAGGATCAAACAGCTTGAGGCTCACATGAGCCTGGGGCGCAAGC TGTTCCGGCTGGGGAACTCAGCGGATGCCCTGGAGTCGGCGAAGCGAGCCATTCACCTCTCAGATGTGGTCTTGCGCTTCTGCATCACCGTCAGCAACCTGAACAGAGCCATGTACTTCGCCTGTGACAACATCCTGTGGGCGGGGAAGTCAGGTCTCCTCCCTTACATGGACCAGGAAAAGTGGAGCCAGCGGTCCTTCAG ataTTACTTCTTTGCGCTGATCCTGAACCTGAGCAGGGACGCCTACGAGATCCGGCTCCTGATGGAGCGGGAGGCGTGCGGGAAGCGTCCGAAGGGCAGCGAGACCAGGCACGTGCTCCGAGCAGACAGCAGTCTCCAGCAGTTGGTGCTGAGGCTGAAAGTCCAGCTGCACCTTCTTGTGCACGTGCTGAGGAGCAACCCCCCTCTGCTTGTGGACGTGGTGAAAAATGCCTGCGATATCTTCATCCCGCTGGACAAGCTGGGGCTGTACAAGACCAACCCGGGCTTTGTGGGGCTGTGCGGCCTTACCTCCTCCATCCTCTCTATCCTCACCATTGTTCACCCCTGGCTCAAACTTAAACCTTAA